The Prionailurus bengalensis isolate Pbe53 chromosome A3, Fcat_Pben_1.1_paternal_pri, whole genome shotgun sequence genome includes a window with the following:
- the VAMP5 gene encoding vesicle-associated membrane protein 5 isoform X1: protein MLILPLHCTASALQTPSRAGKCPSHPSFLSMLFAPHYLATPHPCWWHLSTSSGCSLCLGVFSLPSTTNREIILKTLSSVPHLARKSTLGRAGKELERCQRQADEVTEIMLNNFDKVLERDGKLAELEQRSDQLLDMSSAFSKTTKTLAQKKSWENIRCRIYLGLVVGGGLLVILIVLLAIFLPQSSEGSSAPQAQDAGAASGPGD, encoded by the exons ATGCTGATACTCCCCCTCCACTGCACAGCCTCAGCCCTGCAGACCCCAAGCAGGGCTGGCAAGTGCCCCTCCCACCCATCCTTCCTCTCTATGCTCTTTGCTCCCCACTACCTGGCAACCCCACACCCCTGCTGGTGGCATTTGTCCACCTCTTctggctgttctctctgcctgggagTTTTCTCACTGCCGTCTACCACCAATAGAGAAATTATTCTGAAGACCCTCTCCAGTGTCCCCCACTTGGCTCGGAAGTCTACACTAGGTCGT GCAGGGAAAGAGTTGGAACGGTGCCAGCGGCAGGCGGACGAGGTGACGGAAATCATGCTCAACAACTTCGACAAGGTCCTGGAGCGCGATGGAAAACTGGCAGAGCTGGAGCAACGTTCTGACCAACTCCTGGACATG AGCTCAGCCTTCAGCAAGACAACCAAGACCCTGGCCCAGAAGAAGAGCTGGGAGAACATCCGATGCCGGATCTACTTGGGGCTGGTGGTGGGTGGCGGCCTGCTCGTCATCCTGATTGTGCTCCTGGCCATCTTTCTCCCACAGAGCAGTGAGGGCAGCAGTGCCCCACAGGCCCAGGACGCAGGCGCTGCCTCAGGGCCTGGGGACTGA
- the RNF181 gene encoding E3 ubiquitin-protein ligase RNF181 — protein MASYFDEHDCEPLDSEQQARTNMLLELARSLFNRMDFEDLGLVVDWEHHLPPPAAKAVVENLPRRVIRGSQAELKCPVCLLEFEEEETAIEMPCHHLFHSSCILPWLSKTNSCPLCRHELPTDDDTYEEHRRDKARKQQQKHRLENLHGAMYT, from the exons ATGGCGTCCTATTTCGATGAACACGACTGCGAGCCGTTGGATTCCGAGCAGCAGGCCCGAACCAATATGCTGCTGGAGCTCGCAAG GTCACTTTTCAATAGGATGGACTTTGAAGACTTGGGGTTGGTAGTAGATTGGGAACATCACCTGCCTCCACCTGCTGCCAAAGCTGTGGTTGAGAACCTTCCTAGGAGAGTCATCAGGGGCTCTCAGGCCG AGCTCAAGTGCCCCGTGTGTCTTTTGGAATTTGAGGAGGAGGAGACTGCCATTGAGATGCCTTGCCATCACCTCTTCCATTCCAGCTGCATTCTGCCCTGGCTAAGCAAG ACAAATTCCTGCCCCTTGTGCCGCCATGAGCTGCCCACTGATGATGACACTTACGAGGAACATAGACGAGATAAG GCTCGCAAGCAGCAGCAAAAGCACCGACTTGAGAACCTCCACGGAGCCATGTACACATGA
- the VAMP8 gene encoding vesicle-associated membrane protein 8 isoform X2 produces MEEASGGGGNDRVRNLQSEVEGVKNIMTQNVERILARGENLDHLRNKTEDLEATSEHFKTTSQKVARKFWWKNVKMIVLICVIVFIIILLIVLFATHAIPT; encoded by the exons ATG GAGGAGGCCAGTGGAGGTGGAGGAAATGATCGTGTACGGAACCTGCAGAGTGAGGTGGAAGGAGTCAAGAATATCATGACCCAGAATGTGGAGCGGATCCTGGCCCGAGGAGAAAACCTGGACCATCTCCGCAAcaagacagaggatctggaagCCACA TCGGAGCACTTCAAGACCACGTCACAGAAGGTGGCTCGGAAGTTCTGGTGGAAGAACGTGAAGATGATTGTCCTCATCTGTGTGATTGTTTTTATCATCATCCTCCTCATCGTGCTCTTTGCCACCCATGCCATCCCAACTTAg
- the CA3H2orf68 gene encoding UPF0561 protein C2orf68 homolog — MESTPDPGPGLCCKPGGRLDMSHGFVHHIRRNQLARDDYDKKVKQAAKEKARRRHTPAPTRPRKPDLQVYLPRHRDGSTHPSNPDCEESGESSSSGSSEPEPSGHQLFCLEYEADSGEVTSVIVYQDDDPGRVSEEVSAHTPLDPPLREALKLRIQEEIAKRQSRH; from the exons ATGGAATCGACGCCGGATCCCGGGCCGGGACTCTGCTGCAAGCCGGGCGGGCGTCTGGACATGAGCCACGGCTTCGTGCACCACATCCGACGGAACCAACTCGCCCG GGACGACTATGACAAGAAGGTGAAACAAGCAGCCAAGGAGAAGGCGAGGAGGCGGCACACGCCGGCGCCGACGCGGCCCCGAAAGCCCGACCTGCAGGTGTACCTGCCGCGACACCGAG ATGGCTCTACCCACCCAAGCAATCCAGACTGTGAGGAATCCGGTGAAAGCAGCAGTAGTGGCAGCTCCGAGCCAGAGCCTTCTGGCCATCAGCTCTTCTGTTTAGAATATGAGGCAGACAGCGGAGAGGTCACCTCAGTTATCGTGTATCAG GACGATGATCCAGGAAGGGTGAGTGAGGAGGTGTCAGCACACACGCCTCTGGACCCCCCCCTGCGAGAGGCCCTCAAGTTGCGCATCCAGGAGGAGATTGCAAAGCGCCAGAGCCGACATTGA
- the TMEM150A gene encoding transmembrane protein 150A isoform X2 has translation MAVMNRHACPVENWSYNESCSPDPAEQGGPKTCCTLDDVPLISKCGTYPPESCLFSLIGNMGAFMVALICLLRYGQLLEQSRHSWVNTTTLITGCTNAAGLVVVGNFQVDHAKSLHYIGTGVAFSAGLLFVCLHCALCYHGATAPQDLAMAYVRIVLAAIAFVTLILSAVFFMHESSQLQHGAALCEWVFVIDILIFYGTFSYEFGAVSSETLVAALQPAPGRAAKSSGSGRTSTHLTCAPESIAMI, from the exons ATGGCCGTGATGAACCGCCACGCATGCCCTGTGGAGAACTG GTCCTACAACGAATCCTGCTCTCCTGACCCCGCTGAACAAGGGGGCCCCAAGACTTGCTGCACCCTGGATGATGTCCCCCTCATCAG caaGTGTGGCACATATCCCCCAGAGAGCTGCCTCTTCAGCCTCATTGGCAACATGGGTGCTTTCATGG TGGCTCTGATCTGCCTGCTGCGCTACGGGCAGCTCCTGGAGCAGAGTCGTCATTCCTGGGTCAACACCACAACACTCATCACAGGCTGCACCAACGCTGCGGGCCTCGTGGTGGTCGGCAACTTCCAG GTGGATCATGCTAAGTCTCTGCACTACATCGGAACTGGTGTGGCCTTCTCCGCCGGGCTGCTCTTTGTCTGCCTGCACTGTGCCCTCTGCTACCACGGGGCCACAGCCCCCCAGGACCTGGCTATGGCCTACGTGCGGATTGTGCTGGCAGCCATCGCCTTTGTCACCCTGATCCTCA GTGCGGTCTTCTTTATGCACGAGAGCTCTCAGCTGCAGCATGGGGCAGCCCTGTGCGAGTGGGTGTTTGTCATTGACATCCTCATTTTCTACGGCACTTTCAGCTATGAGTTCGGAGCAGTGTCGTCAGAGACGCTGGTGGCTGCGCTGCAGCCTGCCCCTGGCCGGGCCGCCAAGTCCTCTGGGAGCGGTCGCACCTCCACTCACCTCACCTGTGCCCCCGAAAGCATCGCCATGATCTGA
- the TMEM150A gene encoding transmembrane protein 150A isoform X1 produces the protein MTAWILLPVSLSAFSITGLWTVYAMAVMNRHACPVENWSYNESCSPDPAEQGGPKTCCTLDDVPLISKCGTYPPESCLFSLIGNMGAFMVALICLLRYGQLLEQSRHSWVNTTTLITGCTNAAGLVVVGNFQVDHAKSLHYIGTGVAFSAGLLFVCLHCALCYHGATAPQDLAMAYVRIVLAAIAFVTLILSAVFFMHESSQLQHGAALCEWVFVIDILIFYGTFSYEFGAVSSETLVAALQPAPGRAAKSSGSGRTSTHLTCAPESIAMI, from the exons ATGACCGCCTGGATCCTCCTTCCTGTCAGCTTGTCAGCATTCTCTATCACTGGCCTATGGACTGT GTATGCCATGGCCGTGATGAACCGCCACGCATGCCCTGTGGAGAACTG GTCCTACAACGAATCCTGCTCTCCTGACCCCGCTGAACAAGGGGGCCCCAAGACTTGCTGCACCCTGGATGATGTCCCCCTCATCAG caaGTGTGGCACATATCCCCCAGAGAGCTGCCTCTTCAGCCTCATTGGCAACATGGGTGCTTTCATGG TGGCTCTGATCTGCCTGCTGCGCTACGGGCAGCTCCTGGAGCAGAGTCGTCATTCCTGGGTCAACACCACAACACTCATCACAGGCTGCACCAACGCTGCGGGCCTCGTGGTGGTCGGCAACTTCCAG GTGGATCATGCTAAGTCTCTGCACTACATCGGAACTGGTGTGGCCTTCTCCGCCGGGCTGCTCTTTGTCTGCCTGCACTGTGCCCTCTGCTACCACGGGGCCACAGCCCCCCAGGACCTGGCTATGGCCTACGTGCGGATTGTGCTGGCAGCCATCGCCTTTGTCACCCTGATCCTCA GTGCGGTCTTCTTTATGCACGAGAGCTCTCAGCTGCAGCATGGGGCAGCCCTGTGCGAGTGGGTGTTTGTCATTGACATCCTCATTTTCTACGGCACTTTCAGCTATGAGTTCGGAGCAGTGTCGTCAGAGACGCTGGTGGCTGCGCTGCAGCCTGCCCCTGGCCGGGCCGCCAAGTCCTCTGGGAGCGGTCGCACCTCCACTCACCTCACCTGTGCCCCCGAAAGCATCGCCATGATCTGA
- the VAMP8 gene encoding vesicle-associated membrane protein 8 isoform X3: MEEASGGGGNDRVRNLQSEVEGVKNIMTQNVERILARGENLDHLRNKTEDLEATSEHFKTTSQKVARKFWWKNVKMIVLICVIVFIIILLIVLFATHAIPT; this comes from the exons GAGGAGGCCAGTGGAGGTGGAGGAAATGATCGTGTACGGAACCTGCAGAGTGAGGTGGAAGGAGTCAAGAATATCATGACCCAGAATGTGGAGCGGATCCTGGCCCGAGGAGAAAACCTGGACCATCTCCGCAAcaagacagaggatctggaagCCACA TCGGAGCACTTCAAGACCACGTCACAGAAGGTGGCTCGGAAGTTCTGGTGGAAGAACGTGAAGATGATTGTCCTCATCTGTGTGATTGTTTTTATCATCATCCTCCTCATCGTGCTCTTTGCCACCCATGCCATCCCAACTTAg
- the VAMP8 gene encoding vesicle-associated membrane protein 8 isoform X1 yields the protein MGPGEGLRAWLLLLWVTAVRLEAWDPNCSPATLLQGRGGVLAEGVLLPSTHICNKDPLEEASGGGGNDRVRNLQSEVEGVKNIMTQNVERILARGENLDHLRNKTEDLEATSEHFKTTSQKVARKFWWKNVKMIVLICVIVFIIILLIVLFATHAIPT from the exons ATGGGGCCTGGTGAGGGACTTAGAGCCTGGTTGCTGTTGCTCTGGGTCACAGCAGTTAGGCTGGAGGCCTGGGACCCGAACTGCTCTCCAGCTACTCTCTTGCAGGGAAGGGGGGGTGTGCTAGCTGAGGGTGTTCTGCTGCCCAGCACACATATTTGTAACAAGGACCCTTTG GAGGAGGCCAGTGGAGGTGGAGGAAATGATCGTGTACGGAACCTGCAGAGTGAGGTGGAAGGAGTCAAGAATATCATGACCCAGAATGTGGAGCGGATCCTGGCCCGAGGAGAAAACCTGGACCATCTCCGCAAcaagacagaggatctggaagCCACA TCGGAGCACTTCAAGACCACGTCACAGAAGGTGGCTCGGAAGTTCTGGTGGAAGAACGTGAAGATGATTGTCCTCATCTGTGTGATTGTTTTTATCATCATCCTCCTCATCGTGCTCTTTGCCACCCATGCCATCCCAACTTAg
- the VAMP5 gene encoding vesicle-associated membrane protein 5 isoform X2 produces the protein MCGGAERRTSPRLLRRRRPVPGAGEPGEAGPDACSFRFSLARVRARGRRAPRPRGRGPAPPLPPGCVAPRPLGDRGAGAGPAAAAAMAGKELERCQRQADEVTEIMLNNFDKVLERDGKLAELEQRSDQLLDMSSAFSKTTKTLAQKKSWENIRCRIYLGLVVGGGLLVILIVLLAIFLPQSSEGSSAPQAQDAGAASGPGD, from the exons ATGTGTGGGGGTGCCGAGCGCAGAACGAGCCCCCGGCTGCTCAGGCGCAGGCGCCCGGTTCCGGGGGCTGGGGAGCCAGGCGAAGCTGGGCCGGACGCCTGCAGCTTTCGCTTTTCGTTGGCCCGGGTGCGGGCTCGGGGCAggcgcgccccccgcccccgcggccgcggccccgcccctccgctTCCTCCCGGGTGTGTGGCACCGCGGCCGCTCGGCGACAGAGGAGCGGGAGCCGGCCCAGCGGCGGCAGCAGCGATG GCAGGGAAAGAGTTGGAACGGTGCCAGCGGCAGGCGGACGAGGTGACGGAAATCATGCTCAACAACTTCGACAAGGTCCTGGAGCGCGATGGAAAACTGGCAGAGCTGGAGCAACGTTCTGACCAACTCCTGGACATG AGCTCAGCCTTCAGCAAGACAACCAAGACCCTGGCCCAGAAGAAGAGCTGGGAGAACATCCGATGCCGGATCTACTTGGGGCTGGTGGTGGGTGGCGGCCTGCTCGTCATCCTGATTGTGCTCCTGGCCATCTTTCTCCCACAGAGCAGTGAGGGCAGCAGTGCCCCACAGGCCCAGGACGCAGGCGCTGCCTCAGGGCCTGGGGACTGA